One window of Tepidanaerobacter acetatoxydans Re1 genomic DNA carries:
- a CDS encoding ABC transporter permease: MGKYVIKRLLIAIPTFFGITVLVYIVSSLAPGSPLDLLLQDPFITAAEIERKRIEYGLDQHVIIQYIRWLGELLQGNLGFSYRTHLPVWGMIVERLGPTLVLTFSATIFSVLVAVPLGIMAAYKPYSLWDYASSGLSFIGSATPNFFAGLILIYFFAVRLNILPIGGMYDTSGIRTLPMLVKHLILPAAVLSIQQVGRLIRQTRGSMLEVLSEDYIRTARATGLRENLVLVRHALRNALIPIVTELGLMIPFLIGGAVVTEQIFGWPGLGSLMVLSITQRDYPVIMGITVFVAVAVLIGNIVTDLIYSAIDPRIRNR; encoded by the coding sequence ATGGGAAAATACGTCATAAAAAGATTGCTGATTGCAATCCCGACTTTCTTTGGAATAACAGTTTTGGTGTATATTGTTTCATCTCTTGCACCTGGCAGCCCTTTGGATCTATTACTGCAGGATCCATTCATAACGGCAGCGGAAATTGAAAGAAAAAGAATCGAGTATGGTCTTGATCAGCATGTAATTATCCAATATATCAGATGGCTCGGGGAACTGCTCCAGGGAAATTTGGGATTCTCATATAGAACACATTTACCTGTATGGGGGATGATTGTAGAGCGCTTAGGACCAACACTGGTTCTCACGTTTTCTGCCACCATTTTTTCCGTGCTGGTTGCGGTGCCTCTTGGTATTATGGCCGCATATAAGCCCTATTCGCTTTGGGATTATGCTTCATCAGGCCTATCTTTTATAGGTTCTGCTACACCTAACTTTTTTGCCGGTTTAATTTTGATTTACTTTTTTGCAGTTCGGTTAAACATACTGCCTATCGGCGGTATGTATGATACATCCGGTATACGAACTTTGCCAATGCTTGTAAAGCATCTTATTCTTCCTGCGGCAGTGTTGTCCATTCAGCAGGTGGGCAGACTGATACGTCAAACCCGGGGCAGTATGCTGGAGGTTTTATCAGAGGATTATATAAGAACAGCGCGAGCAACAGGTCTGAGAGAAAATTTAGTTTTGGTTAGGCATGCACTGAGAAATGCTCTGATTCCAATTGTAACCGAGCTAGGTTTGATGATCCCCTTTTTAATCGGAGGAGCAGTTGTTACTGAACAAATCTTTGGATGGCCGGGTTTAGGAAGTTTGATGGTGCTGTCCATAACACAGCGTGATTATCCTGTTATTATGGGAATAACCGTCTTTGTTGCAGTGGCTGTATTAATAGGAAACATTGTAACAGATTTGATATACAGTGCAATCGATCCAAGAATACGAAACAGATAA